A single region of the Planifilum fulgidum genome encodes:
- a CDS encoding RicAFT regulatory complex protein RicA family protein — protein MEEIIPEHPVLAQAVRLGRRLTETEEVRRFREAERQIQNSGRVQGLIEEIKRKQKELVHAKHYQKINYIRRLEEELDRLQRELEDLPIVREYQQSQVEMNDLLQMIQRVVVDTVSQKIDLEKGGSFGGGCGAGGPCRCRS, from the coding sequence ATGGAGGAAATTATTCCTGAACACCCCGTTTTGGCGCAGGCGGTCCGCCTGGGCCGGCGACTGACGGAAACCGAAGAGGTTCGCCGCTTTCGGGAAGCGGAGCGGCAGATTCAAAATAGCGGACGGGTTCAAGGGCTGATCGAGGAGATCAAGCGAAAGCAAAAAGAGTTGGTTCACGCCAAACATTACCAAAAGATCAATTACATCCGCCGGTTGGAGGAGGAGCTGGATCGCCTCCAGCGGGAGCTGGAGGATCTCCCGATCGTCCGGGAGTATCAACAATCCCAGGTGGAGATGAACGATCTTCTCCAGATGATTCAACGGGTGGTTGTCGACACGGTCTCCCAGAAAATCGACCTGGAGAAGGGCGGAAGTTTCGGCGGCGGTTGCGGCGCAGGCGGGCCCTGCCGTTGCCGATCATAA
- a CDS encoding IS3 family transposase: MLAQFGLRSSMSRRGNCLDNAPIESFFSHLKTEALQHHHIQDTEQAQILIQRYIRFYNEERLQLKLNKLTPVEYRRQHAA, from the coding sequence ATGCTAGCTCAGTTTGGCCTCAGATCCAGCATGTCAAGAAGAGGCAATTGCTTGGACAATGCCCCAATCGAGAGCTTCTTCTCCCACTTAAAGACAGAAGCTCTCCAACACCATCATATCCAAGATACTGAGCAGGCTCAAATCCTAATTCAAAGGTATATTCGTTTTTACAACGAGGAGCGGCTTCAACTGAAATTAAACAAGCTGACGCCTGTAGAATACAGGCGTCAGCACGCCGCATAA